Proteins encoded in a region of the Quercus lobata isolate SW786 chromosome 8, ValleyOak3.0 Primary Assembly, whole genome shotgun sequence genome:
- the LOC115958607 gene encoding two-component response regulator ARR2-like translates to MPEVNRFQFLNCLEKEFNFPVILMSANFMEKFVSQDLECGISLYIMKPSNSNEVQNLWQHLLAQKASKTMASTSVSEATWVHQDANRPEPRRRREQKEVDKDDSTPQKKHKVRWTNELQENFLEAINHLGLERAVPKRVSEFMNVPGLTRRHVASHLQKYRRNLKQVQEGKQSTRSVHEIQQLFGGSPLNIQQLNSQFSIKLPNRTLTQPVCDGNITVPSYSYAHMLEPKAYEHNHGKASKIDAAPLNNNSGSYFGIAEHGTHKGLTQVGSTHFQDDQVNINSLISMLSTESQSNANEHPRLFTSNPCVGGIKMTSDGKYVGHDEGSLIDANEIRSMTPSMSQNSGHETMNRYPSMFMNSIPQQQHSLPPPPPPPLPSLLQDESYSFGANEDIDFPEEIIQLFLSSDFDNLISEEDI, encoded by the exons ATGCCAGAAGTGAACAGGTTTCAATTCCTGAATTGCCTTGAGAAGGAATTCAACTTTCCTGTTATCT TGATGTCTGCCAATTTTATGGAGAAATTCGTATCACAAGATCTTGAATGTGGCATTTCACTATATATCATGAAGCCTTCAAACTCAAATGAAGTTCAAAACCTCTGGCAACATCTCCTTGCACAGAAAGCAAGTAAAACAATGGCAAGCACATCTGTTAGTGAAGCAACTTGGGTACATCAAGACGCTAATAGACCAGAACCACGGAGGagaagagaacaaaaagaagtagATAAAGATGATTCCACCCCACAAAAAAAGCATAAGGTTCGGTGGACTAATGAGTtgcaagaaaattttttggaagCTATCAACCACTTGGGACTTGAAA GGGCTGTCCCTAAGAGAGTATCTGAGTTTATGAATGTGCCTGGATTAACTAGACGTCATGTTGCAAGCCACTTGCAG AAATACCGTCGGAACTTAAAGCAAGTTCAGGAAGGAAAGCAGTCTACACGTTCTGTGCATGAAATACAACAGCTATTTGGCGGTTCTCCTCTTAATATACAACAGCTAAATTCTCAGTTCTCCATTAAGTTACCCAACAGGACACTGACTCAACCAGTATGCGATGGCAACATTACCGTGCCTTCCTATAGTTATGCTCATATGCTTGAACCCAAAGCATATGAACATAACCATGGGAAGGCATCTAAAATTGATGCAGCTCCTCTAAACAACAACAGTGGATCATATTTTGGGATTGCAGAACATGGTACTCATAAGGGCTTGACTCAGGTGGGTTCAACTCATTTCCAAGATGACCAAGTTAACATTAACAGTCTAATAAGCATGTTAAGCACTGAATCACAAAGCAATGCCAATGAACATCCACGTTTATTCACCAGTAACCCTTGTGTTGGTGGAATCAAGATGACCAGTGATGGGAAGTATGTTGGGCATGACGAAGGGAGTCTTATAGATGCCAATGAAATTAGAAGTATGACTCCGTCCATGTCCCAAAATTCCGGTCACGAGACTATGAACCGGTACCCTTCAATGTTCATGAACTCCATTCCACAGCAGCAACATTCTCtgcctccacctccacctccaccacttcCATCACTGCTACAAGATGAATCATACAGTTTTGGGGCCAATGAAGATATTGATTTTCCAGAAGAGATTATTCAACTGTTTCTAAGCAGTGATTTTGACAATTTAATCTCCGAAGAGGACATTTAA
- the LOC115955912 gene encoding two-component response regulator ARR14-like isoform X2, translating into MNREKSISVEPVRNSSSLPRDVSVLVVDSDSTCLTFISKMLYRFGYKVVTAKQGSDALAIAREKDDLQLVVTEAHLPDMDKYEFLERMQEMSKLPVIIMSADDSEKAMLGSLFKGAVLHLVKPITLNDMKNLWQFALMKKSDKTLAADRISSGQRALSEESVNQPFENKKEQSHQKAKRKAPEETNKDEEEENYDSSVLKKPNLVWNNELHNRFPQAFNVLGIDTHPKKIIQRMNTLGLKRENISSHLQRNHLPLKCQQDAIQKTMIGESTGSSLGPYYPSSAVNLHGLHQFSNQQSVSTSYQQEFGNDLRRNLSSHMYTPFLGSAHFPNYVNSSLGSHYPSPAFNLHGLLQFPNQQATLTSYQPEFGNDLRRNLSGHMYMPFLGSAHFPNYVDSSLGSYYPSSAFNLHGLQFSNQQSASTSYQPVLGNGLQRNLSGHIYMPFVGSTHVPNYIDSSCSNPSNPMYGQLTPPVSQLGYTFPNSSHVGSWIISNELAGFVQIRNSSGEETFSRNMDPFGVHNIGFLSDNTQEEHLQQQQQFLHLQQPFLQQQQQFLQQQPFLQQQQPFLRQQQPFLRQQQPFLQQQQPFLQQPYQPLPPPPQPPQEPK; encoded by the exons TTGTGACTGCTAAGCAAGGCTCTGATGCATTGGCAATTGCACGGGAGAAAGATGATCTTCAGCTTGTTGTGACAGAGGCTCATTTGCCTGACATGGATAAATATGAGTTCCTAGAGAGAATGCAAGAAATGTCTAAATTGCCAGTCATTA TTATGTCAGCTGATGATAGTGAGAAAGCCATGTTAGGCAGCCTGTTTAAAGGTGCTGTGTTGCATCTCGTGAAACCAATCACTTTGAATGACATGAAAAACCTTTGGCAGTTTGCACTCATGAAGAAAAGTGACAAAACCTTAGCTGCTGATAGAATAAGCAGTGGTCAACGGGCATTATCTGAGGAATCAGTGAATCAGCCATTTGAGAATAAAAAGGAGCAAAGCCACCAAAAGGCCAAAAGAAAAGCACCAGAAGAGACGAACAAAGATGAGGAGGAAGAGAATTATGATTCATCAGTCCTAAAGAAGCCAAATCTAGTTTGGAATAATGAGTTACACAACAGATTCCCACAAGCTTTTAATGTATTAGGCATTGACA CTCATCCAAAGAAGATAATTCAGCGAATGAATACCCTGGGGCTGAAAAGGGAAAATATTTCAAGCCATTTACAG AGAAATCATCTCCCCTTGAAATGTCAACAAGATGCAATTCAAAAGACCATGATTGGAGAATCTACGGGATCAAGCCTTGGACCATACTATCCTTCATCAGCAGTCAATTTACATGGACTTCATCAATTTTCAAATCAGCAATCTGTATCAACATCATATCAACAAGAGTTTGGAAATGATTTGCGGAGAAATTTAAGTAGTCACATGTACACGCCCTTTCTTGGTTCTGCACATTTTCCTAATTATGTAAACTCAAGCCTTGGATCACACTATCCTTCACCAGCATTCAATTTACATGGACTTCTTCAATTTCCAAATCAGCAAGCCACATTGACATCATATCAACCAGAGTTTGGAAATGATTTGCGGAGGAATTTAAGTGGTCACATGTACATGCCCTTCCTTGGTTCTGCACATTTTCCTAATTATGTAGACTCAAGCCTTGGATCATACTATCCTTCATCAGCATTCAATTTACATGGACTTCAATTTTCAAATCAGCAATCCGCATCAACATCATATCAACCAGTGCTTGGAAATGGTTTGCAGAGGAATTTAAGTGGTCACATCTACATGCCCTTTGTTGGTTCCACACATGTTCCTAATTACATAGACTCAAGTTGTAGTAATCCATCCAATCCTATGTATGGGCAATTGACTCCACCAGTCAGTCAGCTAGGTTATACTTTTCCTAATTCTAGTCATGTTGGAAGTTGGATCATTAGCAATGAGTTAGCAGGCTTTGTCCAGATCAGAAATTCTAGTGGTGAAGAGACCTTCAGCAGGAACATGGATCCTTTTGGTGTGCATAATATTGGCTTTCTGAGTGATAACACACAAGAAGAACACctgcagcagcaacaacaattTCTGCATCTGCAACAACCATTTctgcagcagcaacaacaattTCTGCAGCAGCAACCATTTCTGCAGCAGCAGCAACCATTTCTGCGGCAGCAGCAACCATTTCTGCGGCAGCAGCAACCATTTCTGCAGCAGCAGCAACCATTTCTGCAGCAACCATATCAGCCACTacctccaccaccacaaccaccacaggAGCCAAAATAA
- the LOC115955912 gene encoding two-component response regulator ARR14-like isoform X1, which translates to MNREKSISVEPVRNSSSLPRDVSVLVVDSDSTCLTFISKMLYRFGYKVVTAKQGSDALAIAREKDDLQLVVTEAHLPDMDKYEFLERMQEMSKLPVIIMSADDSEKAMLGSLFKGAVLHLVKPITLNDMKNLWQFALMKKSDKTLAADRISSGQRALSEESVNQPFENKKEQSHQKAKRKAPEETNKDEEEENYDSSVLKKPNLVWNNELHNRFPQAFNVLGIDTAHPKKIIQRMNTLGLKRENISSHLQRNHLPLKCQQDAIQKTMIGESTGSSLGPYYPSSAVNLHGLHQFSNQQSVSTSYQQEFGNDLRRNLSSHMYTPFLGSAHFPNYVNSSLGSHYPSPAFNLHGLLQFPNQQATLTSYQPEFGNDLRRNLSGHMYMPFLGSAHFPNYVDSSLGSYYPSSAFNLHGLQFSNQQSASTSYQPVLGNGLQRNLSGHIYMPFVGSTHVPNYIDSSCSNPSNPMYGQLTPPVSQLGYTFPNSSHVGSWIISNELAGFVQIRNSSGEETFSRNMDPFGVHNIGFLSDNTQEEHLQQQQQFLHLQQPFLQQQQQFLQQQPFLQQQQPFLRQQQPFLRQQQPFLQQQQPFLQQPYQPLPPPPQPPQEPK; encoded by the exons TTGTGACTGCTAAGCAAGGCTCTGATGCATTGGCAATTGCACGGGAGAAAGATGATCTTCAGCTTGTTGTGACAGAGGCTCATTTGCCTGACATGGATAAATATGAGTTCCTAGAGAGAATGCAAGAAATGTCTAAATTGCCAGTCATTA TTATGTCAGCTGATGATAGTGAGAAAGCCATGTTAGGCAGCCTGTTTAAAGGTGCTGTGTTGCATCTCGTGAAACCAATCACTTTGAATGACATGAAAAACCTTTGGCAGTTTGCACTCATGAAGAAAAGTGACAAAACCTTAGCTGCTGATAGAATAAGCAGTGGTCAACGGGCATTATCTGAGGAATCAGTGAATCAGCCATTTGAGAATAAAAAGGAGCAAAGCCACCAAAAGGCCAAAAGAAAAGCACCAGAAGAGACGAACAAAGATGAGGAGGAAGAGAATTATGATTCATCAGTCCTAAAGAAGCCAAATCTAGTTTGGAATAATGAGTTACACAACAGATTCCCACAAGCTTTTAATGTATTAGGCATTGACA CAGCTCATCCAAAGAAGATAATTCAGCGAATGAATACCCTGGGGCTGAAAAGGGAAAATATTTCAAGCCATTTACAG AGAAATCATCTCCCCTTGAAATGTCAACAAGATGCAATTCAAAAGACCATGATTGGAGAATCTACGGGATCAAGCCTTGGACCATACTATCCTTCATCAGCAGTCAATTTACATGGACTTCATCAATTTTCAAATCAGCAATCTGTATCAACATCATATCAACAAGAGTTTGGAAATGATTTGCGGAGAAATTTAAGTAGTCACATGTACACGCCCTTTCTTGGTTCTGCACATTTTCCTAATTATGTAAACTCAAGCCTTGGATCACACTATCCTTCACCAGCATTCAATTTACATGGACTTCTTCAATTTCCAAATCAGCAAGCCACATTGACATCATATCAACCAGAGTTTGGAAATGATTTGCGGAGGAATTTAAGTGGTCACATGTACATGCCCTTCCTTGGTTCTGCACATTTTCCTAATTATGTAGACTCAAGCCTTGGATCATACTATCCTTCATCAGCATTCAATTTACATGGACTTCAATTTTCAAATCAGCAATCCGCATCAACATCATATCAACCAGTGCTTGGAAATGGTTTGCAGAGGAATTTAAGTGGTCACATCTACATGCCCTTTGTTGGTTCCACACATGTTCCTAATTACATAGACTCAAGTTGTAGTAATCCATCCAATCCTATGTATGGGCAATTGACTCCACCAGTCAGTCAGCTAGGTTATACTTTTCCTAATTCTAGTCATGTTGGAAGTTGGATCATTAGCAATGAGTTAGCAGGCTTTGTCCAGATCAGAAATTCTAGTGGTGAAGAGACCTTCAGCAGGAACATGGATCCTTTTGGTGTGCATAATATTGGCTTTCTGAGTGATAACACACAAGAAGAACACctgcagcagcaacaacaattTCTGCATCTGCAACAACCATTTctgcagcagcaacaacaattTCTGCAGCAGCAACCATTTCTGCAGCAGCAGCAACCATTTCTGCGGCAGCAGCAACCATTTCTGCGGCAGCAGCAACCATTTCTGCAGCAGCAGCAACCATTTCTGCAGCAACCATATCAGCCACTacctccaccaccacaaccaccacaggAGCCAAAATAA